One part of the Pecten maximus chromosome 1, xPecMax1.1, whole genome shotgun sequence genome encodes these proteins:
- the LOC117316725 gene encoding DNA-directed RNA polymerase III subunit RPC4-like, with amino-acid sequence MASKKQPDLPRGLIGRTGAPTGRGARLPSIRGPRDLTLGGIPKKVFTPTIPAARRDKTKDSQAQDEGPKKESKRAHSADRKGPGSERGRGRGRGRGRGKPQDVIQSHSIFEQGPTEKLVKGPGFSGDYLGSGGGGGGGGGGGGGGGGGGGGGGSSMSASGAGGIRTGFKKDRGEDESKQVLDYLLRDDFIDTSIQNEDPTTQPVVLPLCAMVDSHTRPDLCKTSNIKVKKEPGFAEDQMDGLDTKSPKVTGLRQSPVVDDESCDQLFTNLGKTENSDLLFFQFPDAMPGVPASNRDGDGDNGHKSGNKNDDDLAKKMSSCSLSDFSEGYMGKLVVRKSGRTQLVLGNITLDVSMGTKCGFLQDLVSVETKNGGGDLGHMAVLGHVDKRLVCTPDFDSLLLTL; translated from the exons ATGGCATCAAAGAAACAGCCAGATCTGCCTAGAGGCCTAATAGGACGCACAGGTGCCCCCACTGGGAGAGGGGCAAG ATTGCCGTCCATCAGAGGACCAAGAGACTTGACCCTAGGAGGAATTCCTAAGAAAGTGTTCACACCTACAATTCCTGCAGCTAGACGAGACAAAACCAAAGACAG TCAAGCACAAGATGAAGGTCCAAAAAAGGAAAGCAAAAGAGCTCACAGTGCTGATAGGAAAGGACCAGGATCAGAAAGGGGCAGAGGACGTGGAAGGGGTCGAGGAAGGGGCAAACCACAAGATGTCATCCAGTCACATTCCATATTTGAGCAAGGGCCTACTGAGAAACTGGTCAAAG GTCCTGGGTTCTCTGGTGACTACTTAGGCAGTGGaggagggggaggaggaggTGGTGGTggcggtggtggtggtggtggtggtggtggtggaggTGGAAGCTCAATGTCAGCCTCGGGGGCGGGGGGTATCAGAACAGGTTTTAAGAAGGACAGAGGCGAGGATGAATCAAAGCAGGTTCTGGACTACCTACTGAGGGATGAT TTTATAGACACTTCCATCCAGAATGAGGACCCCACCACTCAGCCTGTAGTTTTACCTCTGTGTGCCATGGTAGACAGCCACACCCGACCTGACCTTTGTAAAACCAGCAACATAAAAGTAAAGA AGGAACCTGGGTTTGCTGAGGATCAGATGGACGGTTTGGACACCAAATCGCCCAAAGTGACAGGACTGAGACAGTCTCCGGTTGTTGACGATGAGAGTTGTGATCAGCTATTCACAAACCTTGGAAAAACTG AAAACAGTGACTTACTGTTTTTCCAGTTCCCTGATGCCATGCCTGGTGTTCCAGCCAGCAATAGAGATGGTGATGGTGACAATGGGCACAAATCTGGGAATAAGAATGAT GACGACTTGGCCAAGAAGATGAGCTCCTGTTCCCTCTCCGATTTCTCCGAAGGATATATGGGAAAACTGGTTGTGCGGAAATCTGGACGTACACAACTTGTGCTCGGCAACATCACACTCGATGTTTCCATGGGAACCAAGTGTGGATTCTTGCAG GATTTAGTTTCTGTAGAAACCAAGAATGGTGGAGGAGATCTCGGTCACATGGCTGTCCTTGGGCATGTCGACAAGAGGCTTGTATGCACACCTGACTTTGACAGCCTGCTACTTACCTTATGA
- the LOC117337381 gene encoding uncharacterized protein LOC117337381 — MTANQQASSPRNSGGVSVRPSHRSYRAYVRQQRSLVVKEDDLGSPRLWRQMTCGFVCAACVGLCMLTVGSVFIAEAIHSQYSITIMLCVMGMVCGLIILVGTLILGKLWISRKWRIAHGQQPSQHPPQQCFHTCSVINTPSQDQLAYTADPPPAYETIMMTDLPPGVISPVQPPDAEPSTSQCVTRHQVKAVMALPPNYSDVSAPLPSYGEPV, encoded by the exons ATGACAGCTAACCAGCAGGCCTCTAGTCCGAGAAATTCTGGAGGTGTGTCTGTACGTCCAAGCCACCGGTCCTACAGGGCATATGTACGCCAGCAGCGGAGTCTGGTTGTGAAGGAGGATGATTTGGGTAGTCCCCGGTTATGGCGTCAGATGACATGTGGATTTGTGTGTGCAGCCTGTGTAGGACTATGCATGTTGACAGTAGGCAGTGTGTTTATTGCCGAGGCTATACACTCCCAGTATTCCATCACCATCATGCTATGTGTCATGGGAATGG TTTGTGGTCTCATCATTTTGGTTGGAACTTTGATTCTGGGAAAACTTTGGATATCAAGAAAATGGCGGATAGCCCACGGACAGCAGCCCTCTCAACATCCACCACAGCAGTGTTTTCACACCTGTTCAG TAATCAATACCCCTTCCCAGGACCAGCTTGCCTACACTGCTGATCCGCCTCCAGCCTATGAAACCATTATGATGACTGACCTGCCCCCAGGGGTCATTTCCCCCGTCCAACCTCCCGATGCCGAGCCATCCACTTCCCAATGTGTGACCAGACATCAAGTGAAAGCTGTTATGGCGCTCCCTCCAAATTATTCTGATGTATCGGCTCCATTGCCATCATACGGTGAACCAGTTTAA
- the LOC117337372 gene encoding WW domain-binding protein 2-like, protein MSVNTAHAQFGGVLIFSGERILIFCDGVEMGFDCKDLAHFKGTKKGRIYLTTHRVIFTNKKTDDMLQSFNMPFYCMREVELEQPVFGANYIKGKINPENNGWMGDCRFKLWFTNGGAIEFGTAMLKAGQLASRNFRHQPPAYSPPQGPIYQAPPPAYTPPQANYGWVPHTAFPSAPPPEYVYTTGAPPPYPGVDPSSPPYPPSQTNGTAADAKAQEAAGGAYYNPSTPHNVYVPNNGAPYQAPPYSTPQYSAPPPSYSEAAKKNN, encoded by the exons ATGTCCGTCAACACAGCACACGCTCAATTTGGAGGTGTCCTGATTTTTTCAGGCGAAAG gatCCTTATTTTTTGTGATGGCGTTGAGATGGGGTTTGACTGTAAAGACTTGGCTCATTTCAAGGGCACCAAGAAGGGAAGGATATACTTGACAACACATCGG GTTATCTTCACAAACAAGAAAACAGACGATATGCTCCAGTCTTTCAATATGCCGTTCTACTGTATGCGAGAGGTTGAACTAGAACAACCTGTATTTGGAGCAAACTACATCAAAGGCAAAATCAACCCAGAAAATAACG GTTGGATGGGAGACTGCAGGTTCAAGCTCTGGtttacaaatggtggggccaTTGAGTTTGGAACAGCAATGCTGAAGGCTGGCCAGCTGG CCTCCAGGAACTTCCGGCACCAGCCTCCAGCATACTCTCCCCCTCAGGGCCCAATTTACCAGGCCCCACCCCCAGCCTATACCCCACCCCAGGCAAACTATGGCTGGGTACCCCACACGGCATTCCCTTCAGCTCCACCAC CGGAATATGTGTATACCACGGGCGCTCCACCACCGTACCCAGGGGTAGACCCCTCTTCTCCACCCTATCCTCCATCGCAGACCAATGGCACCGCTGCAG ATGCCAAAGCCCAGGAGGCTGCAGGAGGGGCTTATTACAACCCATCCACCCCCCACAATGTATATGTGCCCAACAACGGGGCTCCATACCAGGCCCCACCCTACAGCACACCTCAGTATAGCGCCCCGCCCCCATCGTACTCCGAGGCGGCTAAGAAGAACAACTGA